The genomic segment TCTTGAAGTTGTCGTTCTGCGCATCCAGCATGTGCTGTTGCGCGCCGGCATGGCAGCGCTCGCACTCCAATCCTGGCGTCAGCGTCTTCAGCGTCAGTTGGGTTCCCTTCGTCGCACCCGATGCATGGCAGTTGAAGCACGACAAGCTCTCCCACTGCGATAGCTCGCGCCCCATCGCCTCCGTCAGGTTCTTCGGCTTCAGAGACTCATCGCCCGGCGTAGTCCCCAATCCCTGCTCGCGCGGAAAATAGCTCACCAGGCTCTCATAAAGCTTGCCGTCTTTTTCGAGCACGAACGTCTGCGAGTGCTGCCCGAACACCCAGTGAATCGGCAAACTCAGCGTGCCCGTCGCGTCCGACACCGCATACGTGCTCACGCCGCCCTTCGTCTGCACGCTGTACGAATACCCATTCTGCTGCACCGCAAGATCCGGATGCGCCATCAGCGTGGGATTCGTCTCCGCCGGCTCCATCGCATGACGCATCGGTGCATTCGCATACGAGCTCACCACGCCGGCATGGCAGGTGCCGCACGTCACCGCCTGCTTCGTATCGGGCTTTGCCGCAGTCTGCGTCGACGCAAAGGCGCACAACACAACCACGCAAACCGCCAGCGCGCTCGCCGCCGCGATCCTGCGCACGCCCGCGCGCATCACCCTATTGCGCCAGCTTGAGGCAGACCATGCGCTCACGGTATGCGTCCCCTCGTTTTCCGGCGCGGGCAAACAGTGAAGCCAATCCCAGGTGCGCCTCCAGATTGTTAGGATCCTGCTCAAGCACTTTCTTCAGCAG from the Occallatibacter riparius genome contains:
- a CDS encoding cytochrome c family protein, translating into MSAWSASSWRNRVMRAGVRRIAAASALAVCVVVLCAFASTQTAAKPDTKQAVTCGTCHAGVVSSYANAPMRHAMEPAETNPTLMAHPDLAVQQNGYSYSVQTKGGVSTYAVSDATGTLSLPIHWVFGQHSQTFVLEKDGKLYESLVSYFPREQGLGTTPGDESLKPKNLTEAMGRELSQWESLSCFNCHASGATKGTQLTLKTLTPGLECERCHAGAQQHMLDAQNDNFKTVPKSLKRMSTGEISNFCGQCHRSWETVVRNHWKGPAFVRFQPYRLQNSKCFAADDPRISCLACHNPHQQVNHDQAFYDKKCLACHAETHVASAAAAPGAKTCPVAKDKCSTCHMPKVELPGGHALFTDHQIRVVHAGDAYPN